TCGATGAATGTGTCTGGTCGGCTCCCGCTCCGTCGGCTTTCCCTCGTCGGCACGAGCAAAGGCCGCTCCCCACGGGAACCGTGCGGAAACGTATGCATGGATTGAACCTTGTCAAGAGGCGATGCGAAAAAAAGTGAACGAAACTCGCGTTTTGATGAGGCTTTTCGCGAATTTACTGGAAAACCGTCAGTTTCGGGCGCAACGGAAACCGACGTGGTCGCTCACGCCCTCGGGAGCCTCGGCGTTGCGGTGCGAAAGACGCAGCTTCGTTTCATAGAAGTCGTGACGCCAGGCGCCGCCTTTGGCGATCCTCATGGACCCGGTCTCCGGCCCTCCAGGATTCGACTTCGGGCTCACGGAGTAGTAGTCCGCGCCGTAGTAATCGGCGACCCACTCCCACACATTGCCCGTAAGATTTTGAATGTCGTAGGGACTCGGGGTATCGGCAAACGCGGTGACGGGCGCTGGTAATGCGTATCCGTCGTCGCGGCCCTGATCGTCCCAGTTCGCCAGCGTCGGGTCCCATTCGTCTCCCCACGGATAAACGCCGGAGCCGTTACCCCGTCCCGCTTTTTCCCATTCCGCCTCGGTCGGAAGTCGCTTGCCTCGCCATTCGCAGTATGCGTCCGCCATGAACCAGTTGACGCCGATCACCGGCGTATCCCAGTTCAGGTCCAGGTCGGCGGGCTCGATGGCCGGCGTCGCGCAGGCACCCGCCTCCATGCATTCGTTGTACGCCTCGAACGATACCTCGGTTCGGTCCATCCAGTACGAGTCCAAATGGACCCGATGGATCGGCATTTCGTCGGGATAGCACATCGAATCGACCGCGGGGTCGCAGCCCACCCATGTCGGACCGTCTTCGATACGCACCATGTCGCACACATCCACCGGCGCAGAGCGGCCCACGACGGCATCTCGGCCATCCTCACGGGCGATGACCTGAAAACGAAGGTCATCCTCGCAGGGGAGAAAATCCGTGACCGCGTCCCGGACCGATCCGGAGACCTCCGCGACCAGACCATGTTCGCCGTTCGAGCCGAGCCGCTGGATGACGAATGCACCGGGGTCGTGGCTGTAGGACCAACGCAGACGCAGAGTGGTCTCGCCGATCACCTCGACCACGAGATCGCTCGTATTCGCATCGTCCGAATCACCCGTCTCGGTCCCGGAGTCCGCATGTTCGTCCGCTTCCGTCCCAACGGCGCCGTCGGACGCGCATCCGACGATCAGAACAAAAAACGTGACCATGCAAACTAAAAATGTCGAATATCGACGGCGAATTTGGAACCACATATGCCACCCTCCAACCGATCGTGTTCTTTTTTTGCGCTCTCAACGGT
This DNA window, taken from Deltaproteobacteria bacterium, encodes the following:
- a CDS encoding SUMF1/EgtB/PvdO family nonheme iron enzyme: MVTFFVLIVGCASDGAVGTEADEHADSGTETGDSDDANTSDLVVEVIGETTLRLRWSYSHDPGAFVIQRLGSNGEHGLVAEVSGSVRDAVTDFLPCEDDLRFQVIAREDGRDAVVGRSAPVDVCDMVRIEDGPTWVGCDPAVDSMCYPDEMPIHRVHLDSYWMDRTEVSFEAYNECMEAGACATPAIEPADLDLNWDTPVIGVNWFMADAYCEWRGKRLPTEAEWEKAGRGNGSGVYPWGDEWDPTLANWDDQGRDDGYALPAPVTAFADTPSPYDIQNLTGNVWEWVADYYGADYYSVSPKSNPGGPETGSMRIAKGGAWRHDFYETKLRLSHRNAEAPEGVSDHVGFRCARN